From Rana temporaria chromosome 7, aRanTem1.1, whole genome shotgun sequence, the proteins below share one genomic window:
- the LOC120946191 gene encoding stathmin domain-containing protein 1-like gives MDSGLGYEDEGVGNHLPGIVEAASPRRTHVLNNDLSLLNRQADTKERQTSTDILEELMSEEIIQGQSKVVRNGKAYSVMMETPGKPLRRPPAKLEKLKTKKKKNTSLTREDIEAKMKAAEERRKTKEEELKKRLRERPIAYSAALENLMSEPTGSLIIPAEEPDEIGSVESDNTYNKPSDQTNDFENDIF, from the exons ATGGATAGTGGCTTAGGTTATGAAGATGAGGGTGTAGGCAATCATCTACCAGGAATAGTAGAGGCAGCTTCTCCGAGGAGAACACATGTTTTGAATAATGATTTGTCCTTGTTAAACAGACAAGCAGACACAAAGGAAAGGCAAACTTCCACAGATATCCTGGAGGAGCTTATGTCTGAAGAAATAATACAGGGTCAGAGCAAGGTTGTTAGGAATGGGAAAGCATACAGTGTCATGATGGAAACACCCGGGAAGCCTCTAAGGAGACCTCCTGCAAAGTTGGAGAAACTGAAaaccaaaaagaagaaaaatacaaGTCTAACTAGAGAAGATATTGAAGCTAAAATGAAGGCTgctgaagaaagaagaaagacaaAGGAAGAGGAACTAAAGAAAAGGTTACGTGAAAGGCCAATTGCCTA ttctgCTGCACTGGAAAATTTAATGAGTGAACCAACAGGGAGTCTCATAATTCCAGCTGAAGAGCCTGATGAAATAGGTTCTGTGGAATCTGACAACACCTACAACAAACCTAGTGACCAGACCAATGACTTTGAAAATGATATCTTTTGA